In the genome of Phaeodactylum tricornutum CCAP 1055/1 chromosome 20, whole genome shotgun sequence, one region contains:
- a CDS encoding predicted protein, which translates to KVKLRLNQATRKKARRVKRAAKSAAIAPAPVHKLRPVVHCPTQKYSAKIRLGRGFTVEELRTAGLQPRYAQTVGVAVDWRRRNKSEESLKANVARLEAYKASLVILKKGDSAPAQVKTVLQPLPAPDNTIVMATVTEEDKQFKAYTTMRVAKKETRVAGYRKSVEERKKKD; encoded by the coding sequence AAGGTCAAGCTTCGTCTGAACCAGGCCACGCGCAAAAAGGCCCGTCGCGTCAAGCGCGCCGCCAAATCTGCCGCGATCGCCCCCGCTCCGGTCCACAAACTCCGTCCCGTCGTGCACTGCCCGACGCAAAAGTACTCGGCCAAGATCCGTCTCGGACGAGGATTCACCGTGGAAGAACTCCGGACCGCCGGTTTGCAGCCCCGCTACGCCCAAACCGTGGGCGTGGCCGTGGACTGGCGTCGCCGCAACAAGTCGGAAGAATCACTCAAGGCCAACGTGGCGCGATTGGAAGCCTACAAGGCCAGTTTGgttattttgaaaaagggcGACTCCGCCCCGGCACAAGTCAAGACCGTTCTGCAGCCCCTGCCCGCCCCGGATAACACCATTGTCATGGCCACCGTTACGGAAGAGGATAAGCAGTTCAAGGCGTACACAACCATGCGTGTTGCCAAGAAGGAAACCCGGGTGGCTGGATACCGCAAATCTGTGGAAGAACGTAAAAAGAAGGATTAA
- a CDS encoding predicted protein translates to MQGPHFEPWFILASRPSTATDEQSAGRKARYALGLTFIMMQCIVWICASVTTQYLYGGQGFHSPFLMTFAGVGMLAIFLPLRLLAVRIGIAPKLLKSTEDADPAVNNGVGNSHDEKLAQATSYHQVFDAVASERRELSHPTTFWNHRKHALAALHIAPAMFFADWCFNHGLAYTSVASSTVLVSTSCVFVFLFAVLVRVEAFHSVKLAGVLLAVAGTVLTTMGDISVSEESSGVDAERHVLTGDLFSLMAAIGYAFYTVQVRVLCPQNEDLYSMQLLLGYVGVVATIPLLPVACYALTQVTFTPKIAAVLVVKGLLDFVITDYLLFRSVILTNATTASVGLGLTIPLAFLVDWVLGKGNATTIQSLLGPVAIAIAFLIVNLTGNSIDEREQNIHDTNTPSTENPQSAGVFA, encoded by the coding sequence ATGCAGGGACCCCATTTCGAACCATGGTTTATCCTGGCTAGTCGTCCCTCGACAGCGACGGACGAGCAAAGTGCGGGACGAAAGGCTCGCTATGCGCTTGGTCTCACTTTCATCATGATGCAGTGCATCGTATGGATCTGTGCATCCGTCACAACTCAGTATTTATACGGAGGACAAGGCTTTCATTCGCCGTTTCTCATGACCTTTGCTGGTGTTGGTATGTTGGCCATATTTTTGCCGTTGCGACTTCTAGCTGTTCGAATTGGGATAGCTCCGAAGCTCCTCAAAAGTACAGAGGATGCAGATCCTGCGGTCAACAATGGTGTTGGCAATAGTCACGATGAAAAACTCGCGCAAGCCACATCATACCACCAAGTTTTTGATGCTGTTGCCTCCGAACGGCGTGAGCTGTCCCATCCTACAACGTTCTGGAATCATCGCAAACATGCTTTAGCTGCGCTTCACATTGCACCCGCCATGTTCTTTGCCGACTGGTGTTTCAATCACGGGCTAGCATACACATCTGTCGCTTCAAGTACGGTTCTAGTTTCCACTTCCTGcgtcttcgttttcttgttcGCTGTTCTGGTGCGAGTCGAGGCCTTTCACTCTGTGAAACTTGCTGGCGTACTGCTCGCAGTGGCGGGTACCGTTTTAACAACGATGGGCGATATTTCCGTCAGCGAGGAATCTAGCGGTGTGGATGCCGAAAGACATGTTTTGACAGGCGATCTCTTCTCCCTCATGGCAGCCATTGGCTACGCATTTTACACTGTACAAGTCCGTGTTTTGTGTCCTCAAAACGAGGATCTTTACAGCATGCAGCTATTGCTCGGCTATGTTGGTGTAGTTGCCACCATACCGCTTCTACCCGTTGCGTGTTACGCTTTGACGCAAGTCACATTCACGCCAAAAATAGCCGCCGTTTTGGTAGTCAAGGGACTGTTGGATTTTGTTATTACGGACTATCTGTTATTTCGCTCCGTAATTTTGACCAACGCAACGACGGCTTCCGTCGGCTTGGGATTGACGATCCCCTTGGCTTTTTTGGTCGACTGGGTCTTGGGCAAGGGCAACGCAACGACCATTCAATCCTTGCTTGGACCAGTAGCCATCGCTATCGCCTTTTTGATAGTGAACCTTACTGGCAACTCGATAGACGAGCGGGAACAGAATATTCACGACACAAATACACCATCGACTGAGAATCCGCAATCGGCAGGAGTTTTTGCATAG
- the PK3 gene encoding kinase pyruvate kinase 3 (cytosolic pyruvate kinase, see also GenBank AY608679), with amino-acid sequence MSLSQSSDVPILAGGFITLDTVKHPTNTINRRTKIVCTIGPACWNVDQLEILIESGMNVARFNFSHGDHAGHGAVLERVRQAAQNKGRNIAILLDTKGPEIRTGFFANGASKIELVKGETIVLTSDYKFKGDQHKLACSYPALAQSVTQGQQILVADGSLVLTVLQTDEAAGEVSCRIDNNASMGERKNMNLPGVKVDLPTFTEKDVDDIVNFGIKHKVDFIAASFVRKQSDVANLRQLLAENGGQQIKICCKIENQEGLENYDEILQATDSIMVARGDLGMEIPPAKVFLAQKMMIREANIAGKPVITATQMLESMINNPRPTRAECSDVANAVLDGTDCVMLSGETANGPYFEEAVKVMARTCCEAENSRNYNSLYSAVRSSVMAKYGSVPPEESLASSAVKTAIDVNARLILVLSESGMTAGYVSKFRPGRAIVCLTPSDAVARQTGGILKGVHSYVVDNLDNTEELIAETGVEAVKAGIASVGDLMVVVSGTLYGIGKNNQVRVSVIEAPEGTVKETAAAMKRLVSFVYAADEIPGNAD; translated from the exons ATGTCCTTGTCCCAGAGCTCCGACGTCCCAATCCTCGCGGGAGGTTTTATTACCTTGGATACCGTCAAGCATCCTACAAATACTATTAACCGTCGTACCAAGATTGTTTGTACCATTGGACCCGCCTGCTGGAATGTCGATCAG TTGGAAATACTGATTGAATCGGGCATGAATGTGGCGCGCTTTAACTTTTCGCACGGTGATCATGCAGGCCATGGCGCTGTTCTCGAACGAGTACGTCAGGCTGCACAAAACAAGGGCCGAAACATTG CTATTCTATTGGATACCAAGGGACCGGAGATTCGTACCGGTTTTTTTGCCAATGGCGCTTCCAAGATTGAACTGGTCAAGGGCGAAACAATCGTATTGACGTCGGACTATAAGTTCAAGGGCGACCAGCATAAGCTGGCTTGTTCCTACCCCGCCTTGGCACAGTCTGTAACACAAGGACAGCAAATTCTAGTGGCCGATGGATCGCTCGTGTTAACGGTTCTCCAAACGGACGAGGCAGCCGGTGAAGTGTCCTGCCGGATCGACAACAATGCATCGATGGGCGAACGCAAGAACATGAATTTACCCGGGGTCAAGGTGGACCTGCCCACCTTCACCGAAAAGGATGTGGACGATATCGTCAATTTCGGAATTAAGCACAAGGTTGACTTTATTGCGGCCTCGTTTGTTCGCAAGCAGTCCGATGTGGCTAACTTGCGCCAGCTGCTGGCCGAAAACGGTGGTCAGCAAATTAAAATCTGTTGTAAAATTGAGAACCAAGAAGGTCTGGAAAACTACGATGAAATTCTGCAGGCAACCGATTCCATCATGGTTGCTCGCGGTGATTTGGGTATGGAAATTCCTCCAGCTAAGGTCTTCTTGGCCCAAAAGATGATGATTCGTGAAGCGAACATTGCGGGCAAGCCCGTCATTACTGCCACTCAAATGTTGGAATCAATGATTAACAACCCTCGTCCGACTCGTGCCGAGTGTAGTGATGTCGCCAACGCAGTCTTGGACGGCACTGACTGTGTAATGCTTTCCGGAGAAACCGCCAACGGCCCATACTTTGAAGAGGCTGTTAAAGTCATGGCGCGAACCTGCTGCGAGGCCGAAAACTCACGCAACTACAATTCGTTGTATTCTGCCGTGCGTTCTTCTGTCATGGCCAAGTACGGCAGTGTACCACCCGAAGAATCTTTGGCTAGTTCTGCCGTCAAGACGGCGATTGATGTCAACGCTCGCTTGATTCTAGTTCTCTCCGAAAGCGGAATGACGGCTGGGTATGTGAGTAAATTCCGTCCGGGAAGGGCTATTGTTTGCTTGACACCAAGTGATGCCGTTGCTCGTCAAACGGGTGGAATTCTGAAGGGTGTGCACTCCTATGTCGTGGACAACTTGGATAACACGGAAGAGCTCATCGCGGAGACTGGCGTTGAGGCGGTGAAGGCGGGCATCGCTAGCGTGGGTGATTTGATGGTTGTAGTCAGTGGAACTCTTTACGGCATCGGAAAGAATAATCAGGTTCGCGTTAGCGTTATCGAGGCTCCGGAAGGTACCGTGAAGGAGACAGCAGCTGCAATGAAACGCCTTGTATCTTTTGTATACGCCGCGGACGAAATTCCAGGAAATGCCGACTAG
- the pDLDH1 gene encoding lipoamide dehydrogenase (A plastid enzyme, serves as E3 of pyruvate dehydrogenase complex, with the enzymes acting in concert to generate acetyl-CoA and NADH for de novo fatty acid synthesis. Catalyzes the reaction: dihydrolipoamide + NAD+ = lipoamide + NADH + H+, using FAD as a co-factor.), with the protein MKFGVSATLVAAVSLPTTTLAFAPLLLSTSSSSSAIASSRAHYSRIASTSLSLSTPADDSAFDFDVAIIGCGVGGHGAALHARAQSLRTAVFAGNDVGGTCVNRGCVPSKALLAASGRVREMRDSAHLESLGIQVDADAVQYSREGIAAHAKNLANRVKGNLEASLVGLGVSVVEGRGVLTGKPHQVKDETTGKVYTAKDIILAPGSIPFVPPGVTVDEKTVYTSDGALELPFVPEWVAIVGSGYIGLEFSDVYTALGSEVTFIEALDNLMPTFDREIAKQAERLLIRDRPIDYRTGVFASEVTPGIPGEKPVTIKMIDAKTKEHVETLEVDACMVATGRVPNTANMGLEEIGVATQRGFVAVNEKMQVLTSHEDGQVVPNVWCIGDANGKMMLAHAASAQGISAVENICGRAHAVNHDAVPAACFTHPEISMVGPTEEQCVEKAAKEGWTLGKSQGSFRANSKALAEGEGNGMAKVLFNKETGKVVAVHIIGLHAADLIQECANAVAAGTTVQELSMMVHTHPTLSEVMDEAFKGAVGMSSH; encoded by the exons ATGAAGTTTGGGGTGTCGGCCACTCTCGTTGCGGCAGTCTcgttgccgacgacgacgttggcCTTTGCGCCATTGTTGCTGTCGAcgtcgtcctcctcctccgccaTCGCCTCATCTCGGGCACACTATTCCCGCATTGCCTCCACGTCTCTCTCCCTGTCCACACCGGCCGACGACTCGGCGTTTGACTTTGACGTGGCCATTATTGGGTGCGGCGTCGGCGGCCACGGTGCCGCTTTACACGCCCGGGCGCAGAGCTTGCGGACGGCCGTCTTTGCCGGCAACGACGTGGGAGGCACCTGCGTCAATCGTGGTTGCGTCCCCAGCAAGGCACTCTTGGCAGCGTCTGGAAGAGTCCGGGAAATGCGTGATTCGGCGCATCTGGAATCACTCGGCATCCAAGTAGACGCCGACGCCGTCCAGTACAGTCGCGAAGGAATCGCCGCGCACGCCAAGAATCTGGCCAACCGTGTCAAGGGAAATCTGGAAGCTTCACTCGTTGGTTTGGGAGTTAGTGTGGTGGAAGGACGAGGTGTGCTTACCGGAAAACCGCACCAAGTCAAGGACGAAACGACCGGAAAGGTTTATACTGCCAAG GACATCATTTTGGCACCCGGCTCCATTCCCTTTGTCCCTCCGGGTGTCACGGTGGACGAAAAAACCGTCTACACTTCCGACGGTGCTCTCGAACTACCCTTTGTCCCGGAATGGGTCGCCATTGTTGGATCCGGCTACATTGGTCTCGAATTCAGTGACGTGTACACCGCGCTAGGCAGTGAAGTCACCTTTATCGAGGCCCTCGACAATCTGATGCCCACCTTTGATCGCGAAATTGCCAAACAAGCCGAACGATTGCTCATCCGAGACCGACCGATTGATTACCGTACCGGTGTCTTTGCTTCCGAAGTCACTCCCGGAATTCCTGGAGAAAAACCCGTTACCATCAAGATGATTGACGCCAAGACCAA AGAACACGTGGAAACCTTGGAAGTGGATGCTTGCATGGTCGCCACGGGCCGTGTCCCGAACACGGCCAACATGGGTTTGGAAGAAATCGGCGTGGCGACGCAACGCGGTTTCGTAGCGGTCAACGAAAAAATGCAGGTCCTCACCAGCCACGAAGACGGTCAAGTAGTACCCAACGTGTGGTGCATTGGTGACGCCAACGGCAAAATGATGCTCGCACACGCCGCCAGTGCCCAAGGCATTAGTGCGGTGGAGAACATTTGTGGCCGCGCTCACGCCGTCAATCACGATGCCGTCCCGGCGGCCTGCTTTACGCATCCCGAAATTTCCATGGTCGGTCCTACCGAAGAACAGTGTGTGGAAAAGGCTGCCAAAGAAGGTTGGACCCTAGGCAAATCCCAGGGAAGCTTCCGGGCCAACTCCAAGGCCCTCGCGGAAGGCGAAGGCAACGGGATGGCCAAGGTCTTGTTCAACAAGGAGACGGGCAAAGTTGTGGCGGTGCATATCATTGGTTTGCACGCGGCCGATTTGATTCAGGAATGTGCCAATGCCGTCGCGGCCGGAACCACCGTGCAGGAATTGTCCATGATGGTCCATACGCACCCGACCTTGAGTGAAGTCATGGACGAAGCCTTTAAAGGGGCCGTCGGCATGTCGAGTCACTAA
- a CDS encoding predicted protein, which yields MSDGSIPDVQVCISDAYDSGNVEFVSSERVDGVWTVHVRIKPDVYTALEKISHMQYFSFRATVNNISKPTKIVYVIDNASKASYPAAWTGTTVCYNTTDPEDSEAWFRNSTTRYVDGTLTWTHLHVYNCSSYFSYFPPFTYARHLKLVGHLQLAAAKIPHANVESLGQTLDGREIECVTIGTGDKICWIIHRQHPGETMAEHYAEGLLYRLFRLDDVEDPIVEQALQRFRFYVVPCMCPDGGVRGHLRTNGVGANLNREWATKGDYQAPTLERSPEVYHVLHKMDETGVDLFLDVHGDEELPYNFISGAEQTPAWSKRLESLHGAFVASYHRANSDMQQEIGYPPPESREEAQKYMNVATNQVSTRFDCLGMTLEMPFKDCESNVDPDRGWSAARSRALGASVLGPLLYVYPYLRDETEFWTTLPPEDAYVEPHDDYQGFKPLTKRLYSDVRATSSITS from the coding sequence ATGAGTGATGGAAGCATACCGGACGTACAAGTTTGCATTTCTGATGCCTACGATTCGGGCAACGTCGAGTTTGTTTCCTCGGAACGAGTGGACGGCGTTTGGACCGTCCACGTCCGCATCAAGCCCGATGTGTACActgcactcgaaaagataTCGCATATGCAGTATTTCTCCTTCCGTGCGACCGTCAACAACATCAGCAAACCGACCAAAATTGTGTACGTGATTGACAATGCGTCCAAGGCTTCCTACCCCGCCGCTTGGACCGGTACCACAGTGTGCTACAACACGACCGATCCGGAAGATTCGGAGGCCTGGTTCCGGAACAGCACGACTCGTTACGTCGACGGAACGCTAACGTGGACGCATCTTCACGTCTACAATTGTAGTTCCTACTTTAGTTACTTTCCGCCCTTCACGTACGCGCGTCATTTGAAACTCGTTGGCCACCTTCAACTGGCGGCGGCCAAAATTCCTCACGCCAACGTCGAAAGTCTAGGGCAAACCTTGGATGGTCGGGAAATTGAATGTGTTACAATTGGCACTGGTGATAAAATATGCTGGAtcattcaccgtcaacatCCCGGTGAAACCATGGCGGAGCACTATGCCGAAGGCTTGTTGTATCGCCTCTTCCGATTGGATGACGTGGAAGATCCGATCGTGGAACAAGCCTTGCAGCGTTTCCGTTTCTACGTTGTACCCTGCATGTGTCCCGATGGCGGAGTTCGCGGGCATTTGCGGACCAATGGAGTTGGAGCGAACTTGAACCGGGAATGGGCTACCAAGGGCGACTACCAAGCACCCACCCTAGAACGATCGCCGGAAGTTTACCACGTGCTTCACAAAATGGACGAAACTGGAGTGGATCTGTTCTTGGATGTTCACGGGGACGAAGAACTGCCTTACAATTTTATTTCGGGGGCCGAACAGACGCCGGCTTGGAGTAAGCGGCTGGAATCCCTGCACGGTGCGTTTGTGGCGTCCTACCATCGTGCCAATTCTGACATGCAACAAGAAATAGGATATCCACCGCCGGAAAGCCGCGAGGAAGCTCAGAAATACATGAATGTTGCGACAAATCAAGTATCGACGCGCTTTGACTGTCTCGGGATGACGCTGGAAATGCCGTTCAAGGATTGCGAATCCAACGTTGACCCCGATCGTGGATGGTCCGCGGCGCGATCTCGGGCATTGGGAGCCTCCGTGTTGGGGCCCTTGCTGTATGTTTATCCGTATCTACGGGACGAAACGGAGTTCTGGACTACCTTACCACCGGAAGACGCCTACGTGGAGCCCCATGATGACTATCAGGGCTTTAAGCCTTTGACGAAACGTCTCTATTCTGATGTTCGCGCAACCAGCAGTATCACCAGTTGA
- a CDS encoding predicted protein → MSVAVRCAFWQAIGAALILMLSHCICVGIVMYFDFSGKWEAYELSKSRSKSLSDRMYDYQIGIRKFCLDLVLLFVPCIAFCFWCKGDKIAHSPDSMFLSFVKLLTGYALGKIWAFLVHYGLHFPLFYQFHRRHHRNPKNLVASAAWDDSFVEYAIMEIPSFAITLLLFPTHYYWHLIHFAWHGWDGACGHSGFAAPGLLGACFNGEYHYHHHALLTVNYAELEFLDKLCGTHHSQRSVGVNKQTLSSTRSQQKTNNRILN, encoded by the coding sequence ATGTCGGTCGCTGTGCGTTGTGCTTTCTGGCAGGCTATCGGAGCTGCTTTGATATTAATGCTTTCCCATTGCATTTGCGTGGGAATAGTAATGTACTTTGATTTTTCAGGAAAGTGGGAAGCCTACGAATTGAGTAAAAGCCGATCGAAGAGCCTGTCGGATCGAATGTATGACTATCAAATTGGCATTCGCAAATTCTGCTTGGATCTTGTATTACTCTTCGTCCCTTGCATCGCCTTTTGCTTCTGGTGCAAAGGCGACAAAATAGCCCATTCTCCGGACTCTATGTTCTTGTCGTTTGTCAAACTCTTAACGGGCTACGCGCTGGGGAAAATTTGGGCCTTCCTGGTACATTACGGTCTACATTTTCCACTATTCTACCAATTTCATAGAAGGCACCATCGAAATCCCAAGAATCTCGTAGCAAGCGCCGCCTGGGATGACAGTTTTGTCGAATACGCTATTATGGAAATACCGTCCTTCGCTATTACACTGTTGCTCTTTCCGACCCATTACTATTGGCATTTGATTCACTTTGCTTGGCATGGTTGGGATGGTGCGTGTGGACACAGCGGATTTGCGGCCCCTGGGCTACTCGGCGCGTGCTTCAATGGTGAATATCACTACCACCATCATGCACTTTTGACCGTCAACTACGCCGAGCTCGAATTTCTGGACAAGCTCTGCGGAACGCATCATTCGCAACGTTCCGTCGGAGTCAATAAGCAAACGTTGTCATCGACTAGGAGCCAACAGAAGACGAACAATCGTATACTTAACTAA